One window of Cryptococcus neoformans var. grubii H99 chromosome 11, complete sequence genomic DNA carries:
- a CDS encoding large subunit ribosomal protein L3 → MSHRKYEEPRHGSLAFLPRKRAARHRGRCKAFPKDDPKKPVHLTAVMGYKAGMTHIVRDLDRPGSKMHKREVVEAVTVIETPPMVVVGAVGYVETPRGLRSLTTVWAEHLSDEVKRRFYKNWYRSKKKAFTRYAKKHSENSGASVAREFERIKKYCTVVRVLAHTQISKTGLQQKKAHLMEIQVNGGSVADKVDFARSHFEKTVDVGSVFEQDECIDIIGVSKGHGYEGVTARWGTTRLPRKTHRGLRKVACIGAWHPSNVMFSVARAGQRGYHSRTSMNHKIYRIANGASGSSGSTEFDLTKKDITPMGGFVRYGVVKNDFVMIKGSCVGPVKRIVTLRKALRTHTSRAHTEKVSLKFIDTSSNFGHGRFQDAAEKNAFLGQLKIKSDA, encoded by the exons ATGTCTCACAGGAAGTACGAAGAGCCTCGACACGGTTCCCTTGCCTTCC TTCCCAGGAAGCGTGCCGCCCGTCACAGGGGTCGATGCAAGGCGTTCCCCAAG GACGACCCCAAGAAGCCCGTCCACCTCACCGCCGTCATGGGTTACAAGGCCGGTATGACTCACATTGTCCGTGACCTCGACCGACCCGGATCCA AGATGCACAAGAGGGAGGTTGTTGAGGCCGTTACCGTCATTGAGACCCCCCCTATGGTCGTTGTCGGTGCTGTTGGTTATGTCGAGACTCCTCGAGGCTTGAGGTCTTTGACCACTGTTTGGGCTGAGCACCTCAGTGACGAGGTTAAGAGGCGATTCTACAA GAACTGGTACCgatccaagaagaaggccttCACCAGATACGCCAAGAAGCACTCTGAGAACTCCGGCGCTTCCGTTGCCCGAGAGTTTGAGCGAATCAAGAAGTACTGCACTGTTGTCCGAGTCCTCGCCCACACCCAGATCTCCAAGACTGGTCTCcaacagaagaaggcccACCTTATGGAAATCCAGGTCAACGGTGGTTCCGTCGCCGACAAGGTTGACTTCGCCAGGTCTCACTTCGAAAAGACCGTCGACGTCGGCTCCGTCTTCGAGCAGGACGAGTGCATTGACATCATCGGTGTCAGCAAGGGTCACGGTTACGAGGGTGTTACCGCCCGATGGGGTACTACCCGTCTCCCCAGGAAGAC CCACCGAGGTCTCCGAAAGGTCGCCTGTATCGGTGCTTGGCATCCTTCTAACGTCATGTTCTCCGTGGCTCGTGCCGGTCAACGAGGTTACCACTCTCGTACTTCGATGAACCACAAGATCTACCGTATCGCCAACGGTGCTTCTGGTTCTTCGGGCTCTACTGAGTTTGACCTTACCAAGAAGGACATCACCCCTATGGGTGGTTTCGTTCGATACGGTGTTGTCAAGAACGACTTTGTCATGATCAAGGGCTCTTGCGTTGGTCCCGTCAAGCGAATCGTCACCCTCCGAAAAGCTCTCCGAACTCACACTTCTCGTGCCCACACCGAGAAGGTCTCCCTCAAGTTCATCgacacctcctccaacttTGGCCACGGTCGATTCCAGGATGCCGCTGAGAAGAACGCCTTCCTCGGTCAGCTCAAGATCAAGTCTGACGCTTAA
- a CDS encoding cathepsin A (carboxypeptidase C) produces MFYAMRTLAFFAILPLVLSLQLLHFPTPQDTLDLAESLIYSGRAHVGGYAAEADMGHANDMRLSAIGDEHVVLSHKKYPNHKVRIKSTTGWCDPDVKSYSGFLDVGYGKNLFFYFFESRSKPSQDPVIMWINGGPGCSSSLGMLMELGPCSVKDDPKGVNDTERNPYAWNEKANVFFLDEPIGVGFSHADNGQTVSTTEEAAIDVQAFISIFFETFKEFEGRAFHMAGESYGGRYLPVFASAVVDGNKQLIKEGMAPINLNSVMIGNGVTDYFTTTESYFPFQCTLHGDLTEPVQSIGACVAMAEAVPKCHKLAKRGCLETHDYTTCSMAINYCEEVLGETFLSAGVNPYDVTMPCTVEELADSLCYPVTKKIGTYLDLPDVRHTLGVDKLRSNWSSCDGSVFTRFTQSLDNTGKTWLYVAGLLERGVRVLNYVGMLDFICNHVANELWMERLEWSGRAGYNVAEFNDWIVDGHRAGEFKTYGNLTMLKIRGAGHMVPYDKPKEALFMVTSWLDAAALDQ; encoded by the exons ATGTTCTACGCCATGCGAACATTAGCATTTTTTGCCATCCTCCCGTTGGTACTCTCActccagctcctccacttcccaACCCCTCAAGACACGCTCGATCTCGCTGAGTCACTCATCTACTCTGGCCGTGCTCATGTGGGTGGTTATGCTGCCGAGGCGGATATGGGACATGCCAATGACATGCGATTGAGCGCCATTGGGGATGAACATGTTGTTCTCAGCCACAAGAAATACCCT AATCATAAAGTTAGGATCAAGTCTACCACAGGATGGTGTGATCCCGACGTCAAATCATACTCTGG ATTCCTCGACGTCGGCTACGGCAagaacctcttcttctacttTTTTGAGTCTCGTTCCAAACCTTCCCAGGACCCCGTCATCATGTGGATTAATG GTGGACCTGGATGCAGCTCTTCCCTCGGTATGCTCATGGAACTTGGCCCTTGCTCAGTCAAAGACGACCCCAAAGGAGTGAATGACACGGAACGCAACCCTTACGCCTGGAACGAAAAG GCCAACGTTTTTTTCTTGGACGAGCCAATTGGTGTGGGATTCAGCCATGCCGATAATGGCCAG ACTGTGAGCACCACCGAAGAAGCTGCAATTGATGTTCAAGCCTTTATTTCCATT TTCTTTGAGACTTTCAAGGAATTTGAGGGCCGAGCTTTTCACATGGCTGGCGAATCTTACGGCGGTCGATACCTCCCTGTCTTTGCTAGTGCTGTTGTGGACGGTAACAAACAGCTCATCAAGGAGGGCATGGCACCTATCAACTTGAACAGTGTTATGATTGGAAATGGTGTTACCGATTACT TCACCACGACTGAATCATACTTTCCTTTC CAATGTACCCTCCATGGCGATCTCACTGAACCTGTGCAAAGTATTGGAGCCTGCGTTGCCATGGCCGAAGCT GTTCCCAAGTGCCACAAACTTGCCAAGAGGGGATGTCTCGAAACTCACGACTATACTACCTGTTCCATGGCCATCAACTACTGTGAAGAGGTCCTTGGCGAAACATTCCTCTCCGCGGGCGTCAATCCTTACGACGTGACCATGCCCTGTACCGTCGAGGAGCTGGCGGACTCTCTCTGTTATCCTGTGACCAAGAAGATTGGCACTTACCTTGACTTGCCTGACGTTAGGCATACTCTTGGTGTTGATAAGCTTAGGAGTAACTGGTCAAGCTGTGATGGATCTGTGTTCACCAGATTCACTCAGAGCTTGGACAACACTGGCAAGACATGGCTGTACGTTGCTGGCCTTCTCGAACGAGGTGTCAGGGTCCTGAAC TATGTGGGTATGCTTGACTTTATCTGCAACCATGTCGCCAATGAGCTCTGGATGGAGCGACTCGAGTGGTCTGGAAGGGCAGGGTACAACGTCGCCGAGTTTAATGACTGGATTGTTGATGGACACCGCGCGGGAGAGTTTAAGACCTATGGCAACCTGACC ATGCTTAAGATCAGGGGTGCCGGGCACATGGTGCCGTACGATAAGCCCAAGGAGGCGTTATTTATGGTCACTTCGTGGTTGGACGCCGCAGCTCTTGACCAGTAG
- a CDS encoding molecular chaperone GrpE, which produces MNPRSLTTAVRSFTRSVPLRPALPAVRTFAPQLQARAYSEEKEFHEKEDKRIADLEAAKAESEKKAAEFEEKVKELTKEMQYLRADVQTAIRRAAEEKAKASEFAISSFARALLDTADVLSTALKHVPQPIPAENKDLQSLHTGVDLTHKALLKTFESHGVKKLENLKGEQFDPNMHEALFTVPQAVAPKKENGEPHGPNEIFDVSKEGWTIGSRVLRPAQVGVVASE; this is translated from the exons ATGAACCCCAGGTCACTCACCACCGCCGTACGATCCTTCACCCGCAGTGTCCCCCTTCGGCCTGCTCTTCCTGCCGTCCGAACTTTTGCGCCTCAACTTCAAGCCCGAGCTTACAgcgaagagaaggagttccacgagaaggaggacaagCGGATAGCTGATCTCGAGGCCGCCAAGGCTGAGTCAGAGAAAAAGGCTGCTgagtttgaggagaaggtcaAGGAGTTGACA AAAGAGATGCAATATCTCCGTGCAGACGTCCAGACCGCCATCCGAAGGGCcgccgaggagaaggctAAGGCGTCTGAATTcgccatctcctctttcgcCCGCGCTCTCCTCGACACCGCCGATGTTCTCTCTACAGCTCTCAAACACGTCCCTCAACCCATTCCTGCCGAGAACAAGGACCTGCAATCCCTTCACACTGGTGTTGACCTTACTCACAAGGCTCTTCTCAAGACTTTTGAGTCACACGGTGTGAAAAAGCTCGAAAACTTGAAGGGCGAACAGTTTGATCCCAACATGCACGAGGCTTTGTTCACTGTTCCTCAAGCGGTTGCTCCCAAAAAGGAGAACGGCGAGCCTCATGGCCCCAACGAAATTTTTGACGTAAGCAAAGAAGGTTGGACGATTGGTTCTAGGGTCTTGAGGCCGGCGCAGGTCGGTGTCGTTGCTTCGGAGTAA
- a CDS encoding DNA polymerase sigma subunit — translation MATGFQPAESFISFGQPASPPSKVNEASSSPRKGKRKASDTPAPGEKQTKKKKKDKKDKKKKGNKKFQAVDEPGKKDGLPGLSKKQKKALKEQEHKARKSDQKKGNNRRIEAGPRNKKEEEKAAERHAPWTELVDVDLCRDPVDLLTEEINAFYKYVSPTREEFEVRLFMIELITRTINKLWPEAEVTPFGSWQTQLYLPQGDIDLVVAHKYLSDANKQRLLAELGKAMRQANITDVVAIIARARVPIIKFVTLEGKINVDISLNQGNGVTAGKIINQYLDALPGARQLILIVKYFLSQRSMNEVYTGGLGSYSVICMVISFLQLHPKLRRSEINPELNLGTLLIEFFELFGRNFNYNDVGISIRRGGFYFSKASRGWMKGQSFLLSIEDPQDKDNDISGGSFGIRQVRNTLGGAYELLSMRLFERAEEMSRNGRGGRRSTSWKDKEGDDWSILGGVMGITKETLKQRHELTRIHIEGRLHHKLSIPLGADPKPYVQNYRPPPIISVPSVTDHGRGASSPPPPAESSRRNKKDVGAIMVEDDELESDDDDSDSDASSYSSSDSDDSHDSDSEPVAISPPTVNSRSTSRVPQADISDAESDGILEISQPFESSGRGRKPLGDSEPSEDEIEVLSDPPEESRYAGGKGKGKAKVKDAFRPPTPPLPGQEGQLSDSSRPPTPPLPPGEEEEEEIDSDEEALRRILAESDGDLGSEDEIGKEWQDAIQVDSDSDEEEKKGRKKRKRGVRSEERRAFWAAKGGNRLGQSSGDMSD, via the exons ATGGCGACAGGTTTCCAGCCGGCAGAGTCATTCATATCATTCGGACAGCCAGCTTCTCCGCCATCAAAAGTCAACGAAGCATCCAGCAGCCCCCGCAAAGGAAAGCGGAAAGCCTCAGACACTCCAGCTCcaggagagaagcaaacaaagaagaagaagaaggacaagaaggacaagaagaaaaaaggtaACAAAAAGTTCCAGGCTGTTGACGAGCCAGGCAAGAAAGATGGCCTGCCTGGTCTCAGCaaaaagcagaagaaggcgtTGAAGGAGCAAGAGCATAAAGCGCGTAAAAGCGACCAGAAAAAGGGTAATAATAGAAGGATAGAAGCCGGACCCAGAAAtaagaaagaggaagaaaaggctgCGGAGAGGCATGCTCCATGGACAGAGCTGGTAGACGTGGATTTGTGTCGTGATCCTGTCGATCT TCTGACTGAAGAAATCAACGCATTCTACAAATATGTCTCCCCGACGAGAGAGGAGTTTGAGGTCCGATTGTTCATGATCGAATTGATTACTCGAACTATCAACAAGCTTTGGCCGGAAGCTGAAGTCACGCCGTTCGGATCATGGCAGACTCAGTTATATCTTCCCCAAGG TGATATTGATCTGGTGGTGGCCCACAAGTACCTTTCAGACGCCAACAAGCAGCGCCTTTTGGCCGAACTGGGTAAAGCTATGAGGCAAGCCAATATTACCGACGTTGTTGCCATCATCGCTCGTGCCAGAGTGCCTATCATTAAATTTGTCACGCTCGAAG GCAAGATCAACGTCGATATATCCCTCAACCAAGGCAATGGTGTTACTGCTGGAAAAATCATCAACCAGTATCTCGACGCTCTTCCCGGTGCCCGGCAGCTCATTCTTATCGTCAAATACTTTCTCAGTCAACGGTCGATGAACGAAGTGTACACTGGCGGCCTTGGAAGTTATTCTGTCATTTGCAtggtcatctccttcctccaa CTCCATCCCAAACTTCGTCGGTCAGAGATAAACCCCGAACTCAATCTCGGTACCCTCCTAATTGAGTTCTTTGAGCTCTTTGGCCGAAATTTCAATTACAACGATGTTGGAATCTCCATTCGGCGCGGAGGTTTCTACTTTTCCAAAGCTAGTAGGGGTTGGATGAAGGGACAAAGTTTCTTGTTGAGTATTGAGGACCCACAAGATAAAG ATAACGACATTTCTGGTGGATCCTTTGGTATTCGCCAAGTACGAAATACCCTTGGCGGCGCCTACGAACTTCTCAGTATGCGCCTCTTTGAGCGTGCGGAAGAGATGAGCCGCAATGGACGTGGCGGCAGGAGAAGTACATCAtggaaggacaaggaaggGGACGACTGGAGTATCCTTGGTGGTGTTATGGGTATCACAAAAGAG ACGCTCAAGCAACGTCACGAGCTCACTCGAATTCATATTGAAGGTCGACTGCATCACAAACTTTCTATCCCTTTAGGGGCTGACCCGAAACCATACGTCCAGAACTACCGCCCGCCTCCCATTATCTCCGTTCCCTCTGTCACTGACCATGGACGTGGCGCTTCCTCACCGCCACCACCTGCCGAATCAAGTAGGAGGAACAAAAAGGACGTTGGCGCTATTATGGTCGAGGACGACGAGCTCGAAtccgacgatgatgatagtgaCAGCGACGCGTCGTCTTATTCCTCCTCGGATTCCGACGACTCCCACGATTCCGACAGCGAACCCGTCGCCATATCACCACCCACAGTCAACTCCCGTTCTACATCGCGCGTTCCACAGGCAGACATATCTGATGCCGAGTCAGACGGCATTCTCGAAATCTCTCAGCCGTTTGAGTCctcaggaagaggaagaaaaccTTTGGGTGACAGTGAGCCTtcagaggatgagattgaggtTCTTTCAGATCCTCCAGAGGAATCTCGTTACGCCGGTGGCAAGGGTAAAGGCAAGGCAAAGGTCAAGGACGCTTTCCGTCCTCCCACTCCGCCTCTCCCCGGTCAAGAAGGACAACTATCCGATTCATCCCGCCCCCCTACACCGCCTCTACCgcctggagaagaagaggaggaggagatagattctgatgaagaagcacTCCGCCGGATCCTTGCCGAGTCTGACGGTGATTTGGGGTctgaggatgagattggGAAGGAGTGGCAAGATGCAATCCAAGTAGATTCGGacagtgatgaggaagagaagaagggccgaaagaagagaaagagaggtgTTAGAAgtgaggaaaggagagcATTTTGGGCCGCAAAAGGAGGTAACAGGCTGGGGCAGAGTTCTGGGGATATGAGCGATTAG
- a CDS encoding histone-lysine N-methyltransferase, H3 lysine-79 specific — MFSFFGDESKLPASTVMVSRITVKKQAPARQQSSGSIPGPSKSSNVTPKHSHGSLKGTPKSTSAKGIPNQGPSSSSKSTPKVKQEERIKPSATPRTPASSSSPGRLKRKTPKVQVIESESSSGSESSDDALDPKPKRPKVTRKETGIDMTPLPGEEVVGRKVFCWDKVDMRGEWGRGWAGFVGCDEVVKGNVQGWANGGGGDGSRNLGKYRAFFPQEGFDRDGDFLPSVEVLYPAKGCRENFVLMVPSSDREFNPIGELRNTLRLILEHYIPPSHRHIFGTLAESLDISNPLSSLPSRMATPLPNSLVTPPPDRASPSPVIVFETSAASTPAPSTERQETIADLIRKSLAPNRRDGPLFVTAIERYNAAMQAIQEDGTLQQWLDEGMNGGKGIKVREWAALVDFVHDQAYSRVVGGYSHELEHHPKHPEEVSKAISGKEDAYGELRHAFMSKIIEQTKLGPDSVFVDLGSGVGNCVLQASLQAGSRSYGFELLPVPAHCARLQVREVQRRWAMWALQGNLDVEVHEGDFRVHKEVGRRLREADVVLVNNEVFPSSLNMDLADMFLDLKEGAKIVSLKPFVPEGFRMNESNCDSFAAILRSTQHDYYRDWVSWKGEWGNYYVAVIDRSRRIKFEENMTGRASRRR, encoded by the exons ATGTTCTCTTTTTTCGGCGACGAGTCCAAGTTACCAGCTTCGACCGTTATGGTCAGCCGCATTACCGTCAAAAAACAAGCTCCTGCCCGCCAGCAGTCTTCGGGATCTATCCCAGGGCCCTCAAAATCATCGAATGTGACTCCCAAGCACTCGCATGGTTCTCTCAAAGGGACGCCGAAGTCAACGTCAGCAAAAGGGATACCGAACCAAGGACCAagctcatcctcaaaaaGTACTCCAAAGGTCAAGCAAGAGGAGCGTATCAAGCCATCGGCCACGCCTCGTACCCCTGCATCCTCATCTAGTCCTGGAAGACTGAAGAGAAAAACGCCAAAAGTTCAAGTAATCGAGTCTGAGTCCTCAAGTGGATCAGAATCAAGCGACGATGCTCTTGatcccaaacccaaacgGCCAAAAGTTACCCGAAAAGAGACGGGAATTGACATGACTCCTCTgcctggagaagaagttgtgGGCCGAAAGGTATTCTGTTGGGATAAGGTGGACATGCGGGGTGAatggggaagaggttggGCAGGTTTTGTGGGGTGCGATGAAGTCGTTAAAGGGAATGTGCAAGGATGGGCGAAcggaggaggtggagatgggagCAGAAATTTGGGGAAATACAGAGCTT TCTTTCCGCAAGAGGGGTTTGATAGGGATGGGGATTTTCTACCATCAGTGGAAGTACTTTACCCCGCGAAAGGATGCCGAGAAAA TTTTGTCCTTATGGTGCCCTCATCGGACAGGGAGTTTAATCCCATAGGCGAACTTCGTAATACTTTAAGATTAATACTTGAGC ACTACATACCTCCATCACATCGTCATATATTCGGGACTCTGGCCGAGTCACTGGACATTTCCAATCCACTCTCGTCTTTGCCATCACGTATGGCGACCCCTCTTCCTAACTCACTCGTAACACCACCACCCGATCGTgcatctccttctccggTCATTGTCTTTGAAACTTCTGCCGCTTCTACTCCTGCACCATCTACCGAAAGACAGGAAACGATCGCAGACCTGATACGGAAATCTCTTGCCCCTAATCGTCGAGATGGTCCTTTATTCGTGACCGCTATCGAGCGGTACAATGCGGCTATGCAGGCTATCCAAGAGGATGGGACGTTGCAACAATGGTTAGATGAGGGTATGAatggtggaaaaggaatCAAAGTCAGAGAATGGGCTGCATTAGTTGACTTCGTACATGATCAAGCCTATTCCAGGGTTGTTGGTGGATACAGTCATGAGTTGGAGCATCATCCCAAGCATCCTGAAGAGGTGTCGAAGGCCATCagtgggaaggaagatgcaTATGGAGAACTGAGGCACGCGTTCATGAGCAAGATCATAGAACAAACCAAGCTAGGACCTGACTCTGTGTT TGTCGATCTTGGTAGTGGTGTCGGCAACTGCGTACTTCAAGCATCTCTTCAAGCAGGTTCCAGAAGCTATGGTTTCGAACTTCTACCGGTTCCCGCTCATTGTGCTCGTCTACAAGTGCGGGAGGtacagaggagatgggCCATGTGGGCATTGCAAGGAAATTTGGATGTGGAAGTGCACGAAGGAGACTTTAGGGTTCACAAGGAGGTTGGTCGAAGACTGAGGGAAGCTGATGTTGTG CTGGTCAACAACGAAGTGTTTCCGTCATCATTGAATATGGACCTTGCGGATATGTTCCTCGATTTGAAGGAGGGTGCAAAGATTGTCAGTCTCAAGCCCTTTGTGCCGGAAGGTTTCAGAATGAACGAGAGTAAC TGCGACTCTTTCGCCGCTATCCTCCGCTCTACCCAGCACGACTACTACCGAGACTGGGTCTCATGGAAAGGGGAGTGGGGCAACTATTATGTGGCTGTTATTGATCGATCGAGAAGGATCAAATTCGAAGAGAATATGACGGGGAGGGCGTCTAGAAGACGCTGA